One genomic window of Triplophysa rosa linkage group LG11, Trosa_1v2, whole genome shotgun sequence includes the following:
- the fam234b gene encoding protein FAM234B isoform X2 produces MVHLFNALHSSAEGTTRVAALLSSRAMAAALSRALKLPGKKASDLGEYDPLTQVDSEDETEDDDLVLNYPRNGLSPVLPELRGRLVDEEEFHEEEWIARQVQREEEGHEVDGAGPGESQGGDSEEKAVRVRGALRTAAFLLPLTCAALVILLCAFLVPCPQGASHNKPWERLLGDVGGVTSPPVALWDVDGDGLEDVLIGVTNISNDSQPMNTQNKKYSVVAVSGVDGQLLWRKTLREALFSVQCGLHTGTTSSACVLISSGHIISVNSSTGRMLWTAAVGDVESPAVLLPDLQGDTIPDLLIATLPADQVSDLALVLISGRSGALIGRPVNFNLTAQGKLIGPLLHETVTGAYYILFGLGTVEAVSLRYIYSQATGRTPISKITLKDPSWEHLRNSNTTSLIHINSGSEQVELLVPLVAGLCHTNNNVDSVRPLNSSRSDWILVCGLNSRLSVVRESDGRPEWTLRLTSIHSRPASGHFNDDGVPDLLIHQSANGVRKVQIIDGARGRSLWEAEFVCPRLAVEDVTVLTTSGQSVFLFWAGDPLSHSQNVTKAAAAEPVLRRLFLFHPMYPMILLELSSTTDTVLTATVSYDQQQKDAAYISVSSRPTSGLGPGAQLLKSLRMKRAIAGARMMELEDTRRDGSSVQPATAFHINTFFRRLSFKQ; encoded by the exons ATGGTGCATCTTTTTAACGCGCTGCACTCTAGCGCCGAGGGAACAACGCGCGTCGCCGCGCTGTTATCATCGCGCGCAATGGCTGCAGCTCTATCTCGCGCTCTGAAATTACCAG gaaaGAAGGCATCAGATCTGGGCGAGTATGACCCTCTGACGCAGGTGGACAGTGAGGATGAAACTGAAGACGATGATCTGGTTCTGAATTATCCTCGTAACGGTCTGAGTCCGGTCTTGCCGGAGCTGAGGGGACGGCTGGTGGATGAGGAGGAGTTTCATGAGGAGGAGTGGATAGCTCGTCAGGTGCAGAGGGAGGAGGAGGGGCATGAGGTGGATGGGGCGGGGCCAGGAGAGAGTCAGGGTGGAGACTCTGAAGAGAAGGCGGTGCGAGTACGAGGGGCTCTGCGGACCGCCGCCTTCCTGCTGCCATTGACGTGTGCGGCGCTCGTGATTCTCCTGTGCGCGTTTCTCGTACCCTGCCCGCAGGGGGCGTCACACAACAAACCGTGGGAGCGTCTGCTCGGAGATGTCGGGG GTGTGACATCGCCTCCagttgcattgtgggatgtgGATGGAGACGGACTGGAGGATGTGTTGATTGGTGTCACAAACATTTCCAACGACAGTCAGCCAATGAACACGCAGAACAAAA agtacAGCGTGGTTGCGGTGAGTGGAGTCGATGGGCAGCTGCTGTGGAGGAAGACGCTCAGAGAAGCACTGTTCTCAGTTCAGTGTGGACTACACACAGGAACTACATCATCAGCTTGTGTCCTCATCAGCTCTGGACACATCATCAGTGTCAACTCCTCCacag GTAGAATGTTGTGGACTGCAGCTGTGGGTGATGTTGAGTCCCCTGCTGTTCTTCTGCCTGATCTACAGGGAGACACAATCCCAGATTTACTCATCGCAACACTGCCAGCAGACCAG GTGTCTGATTTGGCTCTGGTGTTGATCTCTGGGAGGTCAGGAGCTCTGATTGGCCGGCCGGTGAACTTTAACCTCACAGCACAGGGAAAGCTGATTGGTCCACTGCTGCATGAGACTGTGACTGGAGCTTATTACATTCTGTTTGGACTGG GCACTGTGGAGGCCGTGTCACTCCGCTACATTTACAGTCAGGCAACAGGCAGGACACCCATCTCCAAAATCACACTGAAGGACCCCAGCTGGGAGCATCTGAGGAACAGCAACACAACATCACTCATTCATATCAACAG tggcTCTGAGCAGGTGGAGTTGTTGGTTCCTCTGGTGGCCGGTctgtgtcacacaaacaataatGTGGACAGCGTGCGGCCGCTGAACTCCAGTCGCAGTGATTGGATTCTGGTGTGTGGATTGAACAGCAGACTGTCTGTGGTGAGAGAGAGCGACGGCCGCCCCGAATGGACCCTGCGTCTCACCTCCATACACAG tcGTCCGGCGTCGGGTCACTTTAATGATGACGGTGTTCCTGATCTACTCATTCATCAGTCAGCCAATGGCGTCAGGAAG GTGCAAATCATTGACGGTGCTCGTGGGCGGAGCTTATGGGAGGCGGAGTTTGTGTGTCCTCGTCTGGCAGTAGAAGATGTGACCGTTCTGACCACATCTGGCCAATCGGTGTTCCTCTTTTGGGCGGGAGATCCGCTCTCTCATTCGCAGAACGTTACCAAG GCGGCTGCAGCTGAGCCGGTTTTGCGCAGACTCTTCCTGTTTCATCCCATGTATCCCATGATCCTCCTGGAGCTGAGCAGCACCACAGACACCGTCCTCACGGCCACAG tgAGTTACGATCAGCAGCAGAAGGACGCGGCGTACATCAGCGTGTCGTCTCGGCCCACGTCTGGTTTGGGTCCTGGAGCTCAGCTGCTCAAGAGTCTCAGAATGAAGAGAGCCATAGCGGGCGCTCGGATGATGGAGCTGGAGGACACGAGGAGAGACGGCAGCTCCGTTCAACCTGCGACAGCGTTTCACATCAACACATTCTTCAGACGTCTGTCCTTTAAACAG TGA
- the fam234b gene encoding protein FAM234B isoform X1 — translation MVHLFNALHSSAEGTTRVAALLSSRAMAAALSRALKLPGKKASDLGEYDPLTQVDSEDETEDDDLVLNYPRNGLSPVLPELRGRLVDEEEFHEEEWIARQVQREEEGHEVDGAGPGESQGGDSEEKAVRVRGALRTAAFLLPLTCAALVILLCAFLVPCPQGASHNKPWERLLGDVGGVTSPPVALWDVDGDGLEDVLIGVTNISNDSQPMNTQNKKYSVVAVSGVDGQLLWRKTLREALFSVQCGLHTGTTSSACVLISSGHIISVNSSTGRMLWTAAVGDVESPAVLLPDLQGDTIPDLLIATLPADQVSDLALVLISGRSGALIGRPVNFNLTAQGKLIGPLLHETVTGAYYILFGLGTVEAVSLRYIYSQATGRTPISKITLKDPSWEHLRNSNTTSLIHINSGSEQVELLVPLVAGLCHTNNNVDSVRPLNSSRSDWILVCGLNSRLSVVRESDGRPEWTLRLTSIHSRPASGHFNDDGVPDLLIHQSANGVRKVQIIDGARGRSLWEAEFVCPRLAVEDVTVLTTSGQSVFLFWAGDPLSHSQNVTKAAAAEPVLRRLFLFHPMYPMILLELSSTTDTVLTATVSYDQQQKDAAYISVSSRPTSGLGPGAQLLKSLRMKRAIAGARMMELEDTRRDGSSVQPATAFHINTFFRRLSFKQQ, via the exons ATGGTGCATCTTTTTAACGCGCTGCACTCTAGCGCCGAGGGAACAACGCGCGTCGCCGCGCTGTTATCATCGCGCGCAATGGCTGCAGCTCTATCTCGCGCTCTGAAATTACCAG gaaaGAAGGCATCAGATCTGGGCGAGTATGACCCTCTGACGCAGGTGGACAGTGAGGATGAAACTGAAGACGATGATCTGGTTCTGAATTATCCTCGTAACGGTCTGAGTCCGGTCTTGCCGGAGCTGAGGGGACGGCTGGTGGATGAGGAGGAGTTTCATGAGGAGGAGTGGATAGCTCGTCAGGTGCAGAGGGAGGAGGAGGGGCATGAGGTGGATGGGGCGGGGCCAGGAGAGAGTCAGGGTGGAGACTCTGAAGAGAAGGCGGTGCGAGTACGAGGGGCTCTGCGGACCGCCGCCTTCCTGCTGCCATTGACGTGTGCGGCGCTCGTGATTCTCCTGTGCGCGTTTCTCGTACCCTGCCCGCAGGGGGCGTCACACAACAAACCGTGGGAGCGTCTGCTCGGAGATGTCGGGG GTGTGACATCGCCTCCagttgcattgtgggatgtgGATGGAGACGGACTGGAGGATGTGTTGATTGGTGTCACAAACATTTCCAACGACAGTCAGCCAATGAACACGCAGAACAAAA agtacAGCGTGGTTGCGGTGAGTGGAGTCGATGGGCAGCTGCTGTGGAGGAAGACGCTCAGAGAAGCACTGTTCTCAGTTCAGTGTGGACTACACACAGGAACTACATCATCAGCTTGTGTCCTCATCAGCTCTGGACACATCATCAGTGTCAACTCCTCCacag GTAGAATGTTGTGGACTGCAGCTGTGGGTGATGTTGAGTCCCCTGCTGTTCTTCTGCCTGATCTACAGGGAGACACAATCCCAGATTTACTCATCGCAACACTGCCAGCAGACCAG GTGTCTGATTTGGCTCTGGTGTTGATCTCTGGGAGGTCAGGAGCTCTGATTGGCCGGCCGGTGAACTTTAACCTCACAGCACAGGGAAAGCTGATTGGTCCACTGCTGCATGAGACTGTGACTGGAGCTTATTACATTCTGTTTGGACTGG GCACTGTGGAGGCCGTGTCACTCCGCTACATTTACAGTCAGGCAACAGGCAGGACACCCATCTCCAAAATCACACTGAAGGACCCCAGCTGGGAGCATCTGAGGAACAGCAACACAACATCACTCATTCATATCAACAG tggcTCTGAGCAGGTGGAGTTGTTGGTTCCTCTGGTGGCCGGTctgtgtcacacaaacaataatGTGGACAGCGTGCGGCCGCTGAACTCCAGTCGCAGTGATTGGATTCTGGTGTGTGGATTGAACAGCAGACTGTCTGTGGTGAGAGAGAGCGACGGCCGCCCCGAATGGACCCTGCGTCTCACCTCCATACACAG tcGTCCGGCGTCGGGTCACTTTAATGATGACGGTGTTCCTGATCTACTCATTCATCAGTCAGCCAATGGCGTCAGGAAG GTGCAAATCATTGACGGTGCTCGTGGGCGGAGCTTATGGGAGGCGGAGTTTGTGTGTCCTCGTCTGGCAGTAGAAGATGTGACCGTTCTGACCACATCTGGCCAATCGGTGTTCCTCTTTTGGGCGGGAGATCCGCTCTCTCATTCGCAGAACGTTACCAAG GCGGCTGCAGCTGAGCCGGTTTTGCGCAGACTCTTCCTGTTTCATCCCATGTATCCCATGATCCTCCTGGAGCTGAGCAGCACCACAGACACCGTCCTCACGGCCACAG tgAGTTACGATCAGCAGCAGAAGGACGCGGCGTACATCAGCGTGTCGTCTCGGCCCACGTCTGGTTTGGGTCCTGGAGCTCAGCTGCTCAAGAGTCTCAGAATGAAGAGAGCCATAGCGGGCGCTCGGATGATGGAGCTGGAGGACACGAGGAGAGACGGCAGCTCCGTTCAACCTGCGACAGCGTTTCACATCAACACATTCTTCAGACGTCTGTCCTTTAAACAG CAGTGA